In the genome of Cydia strobilella chromosome Z, ilCydStro3.1, whole genome shotgun sequence, one region contains:
- the LOC134753991 gene encoding uncharacterized protein LOC134753991 — MQNNRSYPMPQIECTARVPNPVPENNVQLGKNNTSLNESEKVLVTGTGSMAAVSANESEQCSLTNNQLLETLNKTLQTMTTVASMSHSKGKFTNLNVVPEFDPNVKHQTIINWLNKVKECAEIYGWNSQQTAHYALPKLTGTAKRWYEGQPTVLHSWEIWEEKLRLAFPCNENYGHLIYEMMNITAKFGDNLEEYFYEKLNALNRCLIINRNAVDCIVYGIEDRSVRYGCEAASFDTTDKLLGYLKTVKHERNSKYNKRHLFKPSTDLTRKNQKFILKCYNCNETGHTIPQCKKPKIKCQKCLRYGHDDPSCTLEILKKTRVLDVKTL, encoded by the coding sequence ATGCAAAATAATCGTTCATACCCTATGCCTCAAATTGAGTGTACTGCACGGGTGCCAAATCCAGTTCCAGAGAACAACGTACAACtaggtaaaaataatacaagtttAAATGAAAGTGAAAAGGTTTTAGTTACTGGAACGGGATCAATGGCAGCTGTGTCGGCTAATGAAAGTGAACAATGTTCTTTGACAAACAACCAGTTGTTAGAAACCCTTAATAAAACATTGCAAACTATGACAACCGTCGCATCGATGTCACATTCTAAAGgaaaatttactaatttaaacGTTGTACCAGAGTTTGATCCAAACGTAAAGCACCAAACCATAATTAACTGGCTCAATAAAGTCAAAGAATGTGCAGAGATATACGGTTGGAATAGTCAGCAAACTGCACATTACGCTCTCCCTAAACTTACCGGTACTGCAAAACGATGGTACGAAGGGCAACCAACGGTTTTACACTCATGGGAAATTTGGGAAGAGAAGTTGAGATTAGCCTTTCCGTGTAATGAGAACTATGGACACTTAATATATGAGATGATGAATATAACGGCTAAGTTTGGTGATAACTTAGAAGAATATTTTTACGAGAAGTTAAATGCGCTTAATCGTTGCCTTATCATAAATAGAAATGCCGTAGATTGTATTGTTTATGGTATAGAGGACAGGTCAGTTAGATATGGTTGTGAGGCGGCCAGCTTTGATACTACTGACAAATTATTAGGTTATCTGAAAACTGTCAAGCACGAACGtaattctaaatataataaacgACATTTATTTAAACCAAGTACAGATTTAACACGGAaaaatcaaaaatttattttaaaatgttacaaCTGTAATGAAACGGGGCATACTATACCCCAGTGTAAGAAGCCAAAAATAAAATGCCAGAAATGTTTGCGTTATGGTCACGATGATCCAAGTTGTACATtagaaattttaaagaaaactagGGTTTTGGACGTAAAAACATTATGA